Proteins from one Streptococcus mitis B6 genomic window:
- a CDS encoding ABC transporter permease, with translation MMKKPIYLWVLLILSALISATSLFGMLSPLPSKEALRAAQKQVAGVSAQQLEDQLNYTYRVAESTHSIFNMALIVLSAILVVVAIVFLVRKNLQYANYTYVGYVLLAIIGSIYSYVTLQDAVQLVHDETMRLGISVISQAVSIFYIVINILFLALVFYKMWRQQKALAEEEETEELA, from the coding sequence ATTATGAAAAAACCAATTTATCTATGGGTCTTGCTAATCTTGTCTGCTCTTATTTCAGCTACGTCTCTGTTTGGAATGTTGAGTCCCTTACCTAGCAAAGAAGCCCTTCGTGCCGCTCAGAAACAAGTTGCAGGGGTCAGTGCTCAGCAATTAGAAGACCAGCTTAATTACACCTATAGAGTAGCAGAATCAACTCATTCTATTTTTAATATGGCCTTGATTGTGCTATCTGCTATTTTAGTGGTAGTAGCTATTGTCTTCCTTGTTCGTAAGAATTTGCAATATGCAAACTATACTTATGTCGGCTATGTTTTGTTAGCCATTATTGGTTCGATTTATAGCTATGTGACTTTACAAGACGCTGTGCAGTTAGTTCACGATGAGACCATGCGTTTAGGGATAAGTGTTATTTCACAAGCCGTTAGCATTTTCTATATCGTCATCAATATTCTCTTCCTAGCCCTTGTCTTTTACAAGATGTGGCGTCAGCAAAAAGCTTTGGCGGAAGAAGAGGAAACAGAAGAACTTGCCTAA
- a CDS encoding response regulator transcription factor, with protein MYKVLLVDDEYMVTEGLKRLIPFDKWDMEVVATASHADEAMEYVQKNPVDVIISDVNMPDKTGLDMIREMKEILPDAAYILLSGYQEFDYVKRAMNLSVVDYLVKPVDKVELGNLLEKIAGQLGERGKKSQTLSQDLDVAGFVSYLGGKENWWIGLSKEKQGSFTIPYYVLGQDWQIFISDKPLDGLVVTPFEAPYQEHFERWKLNAEKALFYGSVNLKQSESLFAYYEPIYRVIIQGNLNQIVEELNLLEKVVLENTPRVPITKQLFIQFVMDVFHLFEHLKADDLTDIVKTIHAIQTFDELVPYIKETLTRFFGQYRMNENVVSVLEVIGRDYQKELSLKDISKDLFINPVYLGQLIKRETNSTFAELLNKQRIKAAQQLLLSTSDSIEDICYAVGYSNVGYFYKVFRKLCGKSPKAYRKQVETTL; from the coding sequence ATGTATAAAGTATTATTAGTAGATGATGAGTACATGGTGACAGAAGGTCTGAAACGTTTGATTCCCTTTGATAAGTGGGATATGGAGGTCGTCGCAACAGCCAGTCATGCTGATGAAGCCATGGAATATGTTCAGAAAAATCCCGTCGATGTCATCATTTCAGATGTCAATATGCCCGACAAAACAGGGCTTGATATGATTCGGGAGATGAAAGAAATCTTACCAGATGCCGCCTATATCCTGCTCTCAGGTTATCAGGAGTTTGATTATGTAAAGAGAGCAATGAACCTTAGTGTGGTGGACTATTTGGTCAAGCCAGTAGATAAGGTAGAGTTGGGAAATCTGCTGGAAAAGATTGCAGGTCAGCTCGGCGAGAGAGGAAAGAAAAGTCAGACCCTCAGTCAAGATTTAGACGTGGCTGGATTTGTTAGTTATCTAGGAGGTAAGGAGAATTGGTGGATAGGCCTATCCAAGGAAAAACAAGGCTCTTTCACCATTCCCTACTATGTATTGGGTCAAGACTGGCAGATTTTTATTTCTGATAAACCCCTAGATGGTTTAGTCGTTACTCCCTTTGAAGCTCCTTATCAAGAACACTTTGAACGCTGGAAGCTGAATGCTGAGAAAGCCCTCTTTTACGGTTCTGTAAATCTAAAACAGTCTGAGAGTCTCTTTGCCTATTACGAACCGATTTATAGGGTTATCATTCAGGGAAATCTCAATCAAATCGTAGAAGAGTTAAATCTCTTGGAGAAGGTGGTTCTTGAAAATACGCCGCGTGTTCCGATTACCAAACAGCTTTTTATCCAGTTTGTCATGGATGTCTTTCATTTATTTGAACATCTCAAAGCTGATGATTTGACGGATATTGTCAAAACCATTCATGCTATTCAAACCTTCGATGAATTGGTTCCTTATATCAAGGAAACTTTGACCCGATTCTTTGGACAATATCGGATGAATGAAAATGTGGTTAGTGTGCTAGAAGTCATTGGTCGTGATTATCAGAAAGAACTTTCCCTCAAGGATATCAGTAAGGATCTCTTCATCAATCCTGTCTATCTGGGACAGTTGATTAAGCGAGAAACCAATTCGACCTTCGCAGAGCTTTTAAACAAACAACGCATTAAGGCTGCCCAGCAGCTCTTGCTTTCAACTAGTGACAGTATCGAAGATATTTGTTATGCTGTTGGTTACAGTAATGTTGGATATTTCTATAAAGTGTTCCGAAAATTGTGCGGAAAATCGCCAAAAGCCTACAGAAAACAGGTAGAAACTACACTATAA
- the nrdI gene encoding class Ib ribonucleoside-diphosphate reductase assembly flavoprotein NrdI, protein MKTISLVYISLSGNTESFVTRLKDYLLSQYEGIEVQKIHIKDLVKEGQDFYEMEHPYVAFLPTYLEGGNGVDNGDVEILTTPVGDFIAYGDNASKCFGVVGSGNRNFNNQYCLTAKQYSQRFGFPVLADFEMRGMLEDIKRVAGIIADLYELES, encoded by the coding sequence ATGAAGACAATTTCTTTAGTTTATATTAGTCTGAGTGGCAATACTGAAAGTTTTGTGACACGCTTGAAAGACTATCTCTTGTCCCAGTACGAGGGGATTGAGGTTCAAAAGATTCATATTAAGGATTTGGTCAAAGAAGGCCAAGATTTCTATGAAATGGAGCATCCCTATGTTGCTTTTTTGCCGACTTACCTAGAAGGTGGGAATGGCGTGGATAACGGAGATGTTGAGATATTGACAACGCCAGTGGGAGATTTTATCGCCTATGGTGATAATGCTAGTAAGTGTTTTGGAGTGGTTGGTTCAGGAAATCGTAACTTTAATAACCAATACTGCCTGACAGCCAAGCAATACAGTCAACGTTTTGGTTTCCCTGTATTAGCTGACTTTGAAATGCGAGGCATGCTGGAAGATATCAAACGTGTCGCAGGGATTATCGCAGATTTGTATGAGTTGGAAAGTTGA
- the mutL gene encoding DNA mismatch repair endonuclease MutL, which yields MSHIIELPEVLANQIAAGEVIERPASVVKELVENAIDAGSSQIIIEIEEAGLKKIQITDNGHGIAHDEVELALRRHATSKIKNQADLFRIRTLGFRGEALPSIASVSVLTLLTAVDGASHGTKLVARGGEVEEVIPATSPVGTKVCVEDLFFNTPARLKYMKSQQAELSHIIDIVNRLGLAHPEISFSLISDGKEMTRTAGTGQLRQAIAGIYGLASAKKMIEIENSDLDFEITGFVSLPELTRANRNYISLFINGRYIKNFLLNRAILDGYGSKLMVGRFPLAVIHIHIDPYLADVNVHPTKQEVRISKEKELMTLVSEAIANSLKEQTLIPDALENLAKSTVRNREKVEQTILPLKENTLYYEQTEANRSSQAEVADYQVELTDEGQDLTLFAKETLDQLTKPAKLRFAERKPANYDQLDHPELDLASLDKAYDKLEREESSSFPELEFFGQMHGTYLFAQGRDGLYIIDQHAAQERVKYEEYRESIGNVDQSQQQLLVPYIFEFPADDALRIKERMALLEEVGVFLAEYGENQFILREHPIWMAEEEIESGIYEMCDMLLLTKEVSIKKYRAELAIMMSCKRSIKANHRIDDHSARQLLYQLSQCDNPYNCPHGRPVLVHFTKSDMEKMFRRIQENHTSLRELGKY from the coding sequence ATGTCTCATATTATTGAATTGCCAGAGGTGCTGGCAAACCAGATTGCAGCTGGAGAGGTTATCGAGCGTCCAGCTAGCGTTGTTAAGGAGCTGGTAGAAAACGCCATTGACGCGGGCTCTAGTCAGATTATCATTGAGATCGAGGAAGCTGGTCTCAAGAAGATTCAAATCACGGATAATGGTCATGGAATTGCTCACGATGAGGTGGAATTGGCCTTGCGTCGTCATGCGACCAGTAAGATAAAAAATCAAGCAGATCTCTTTCGGATTCGGACGCTTGGTTTTCGTGGTGAAGCCCTGCCCTCTATCGCGTCTGTCAGTGTACTGACTCTGTTGACGGCGGTGGATGGTGCGAGTCATGGGACTAAGCTCGTCGCACGTGGGGGAGAAGTAGAAGAAGTCATCCCAGCGACTAGTCCTGTGGGGACCAAGGTTTGTGTGGAGGACCTATTTTTCAATACGCCTGCCCGTCTCAAGTATATGAAGAGCCAGCAAGCGGAGCTGTCTCATATCATTGATATTGTCAACCGTCTGGGTTTGGCCCATCCTGAGATTTCTTTCAGCTTGATTAGTGATGGCAAGGAAATGACGCGGACAGCTGGGACTGGTCAACTGCGTCAAGCTATTGCAGGGATTTACGGTTTGGCGAGTGCCAAGAAGATGATTGAAATTGAGAATTCTGATCTAGATTTCGAAATTACAGGTTTTGTGTCCTTGCCTGAGTTGACTCGAGCTAATCGCAACTATATCAGCCTCTTCATCAATGGTCGTTATATCAAGAATTTCCTACTCAATCGTGCTATTCTTGACGGCTATGGCAGTAAGCTCATGGTAGGCCGTTTTCCACTGGCTGTCATTCATATCCATATTGACCCCTATCTAGCGGATGTCAATGTGCATCCGACTAAGCAAGAGGTGCGGATTTCCAAGGAAAAAGAACTGATGACCCTGGTTTCAGAAGCTATTGCAAACAGTCTCAAGGAGCAGACCTTGATACCTGATGCCTTGGAAAATCTTGCCAAATCGACCGTGCGTAATCGTGAGAAGGTGGAGCAAACTATTCTCCCACTCAAAGAAAATACGCTTTACTATGAGCAAACAGAGGCAAATAGATCTAGTCAAGCTGAGGTGGCTGATTATCAGGTAGAATTGACTGATGAAGGGCAGGATTTAACCCTGTTTGCCAAAGAAACCTTGGACCAATTGACCAAGCCAGCAAAACTGCGTTTTGCAGAGAGAAAACCTGCTAACTATGACCAATTAGACCATCCTGAGTTGGACCTAGCTAGTCTGGATAAGGCCTATGACAAACTGGAGCGAGAAGAATCATCAAGCTTCCCAGAGTTGGAATTTTTCGGGCAAATGCATGGAACCTATCTCTTTGCCCAGGGGAGAGATGGGCTTTACATCATAGATCAACACGCAGCTCAGGAACGGGTCAAATACGAGGAGTACCGTGAGAGCATTGGCAATGTTGACCAGAGCCAGCAGCAACTGCTAGTGCCCTACATCTTTGAATTTCCTGCGGATGATGCCCTGCGTATCAAGGAAAGAATGGCACTTTTGGAGGAAGTGGGTGTCTTTCTAGCAGAGTACGGGGAAAATCAATTCATCTTACGTGAACATCCTATTTGGATGGCAGAGGAGGAGATTGAGTCAGGTATCTATGAGATGTGCGACATGCTCCTTTTGACCAAGGAAGTTTCTATCAAGAAATACCGAGCAGAGTTGGCTATTATGATGTCCTGCAAGCGGTCTATCAAGGCCAATCATCGTATTGACGACCATTCAGCTAGACAACTCCTCTATCAGCTTTCTCAATGTGACAATCCCTATAACTGTCCTCACGGACGTCCTGTTTTGGTGCATTTCACCAAGTCGGATATGGAAAAGATGTTCCGACGTATTCAGGAAAATCACACCAGTCTCCGTGAGTTGGGGAAATATTAA
- a CDS encoding histidine kinase produces the protein MKNWRQSRMKQFWLHTLLRTYSSVMMIIIASFAILLSYADWDSREKEAQRVAQRVTTRTVDEVEYYYRESAQLAQDLVANQDRIQGVYKYFSLSTSEYFYWLLEHQATSSTSISLYENIDDLYVQNDSITGVAIVLQDFKEVYVSTRDKRSGHVLPAEAFKPEANSFGIPVLDPATDQSIGVIYISLDPEVLYHAIDNTRGHIPMAVTVTSPFDTEIFHIGERVNREHENWFVGFTSHGYQVQVAVPKNFVLQGTVASSALIVGLSLLFIVILYLTLRQTFANYQKQVVDLVDSIQAIAQGQEGLRIDTLEKDQELLLIAETTNDMLDRLEKNIHDIYQLELSQKDANMRALQAQINPHFMYNTLEFLRMYAVMQSQDELADIIYEFSSLLRNNISDERETLLKQELEFCRKYSYLCMVRYPKSIAYGFKIDPELENMKIPKFTLQPLVENYFAHGVDHRRTDNVISIKALKQDGFVEILVVDNGRGMSVEKLANLREKLSQRHFEHQANYSDQKQSIGIVNVHERFVLYFGDRYAITIESAEQAGVQYRIIIQDE, from the coding sequence ATGAAAAATTGGCGACAAAGTAGGATGAAGCAGTTTTGGCTACATACGCTTCTAAGAACCTATAGTTCAGTTATGATGATTATTATTGCAAGTTTTGCAATCTTACTCTCTTACGCTGACTGGGATTCACGGGAAAAGGAAGCTCAAAGAGTAGCCCAGCGTGTAACCACTCGAACAGTCGATGAGGTGGAGTATTATTATAGAGAATCAGCCCAACTGGCGCAAGATTTAGTAGCCAATCAAGACCGTATACAAGGGGTTTATAAGTACTTTAGCTTGTCAACTTCTGAGTATTTTTATTGGCTGTTGGAGCATCAAGCAACTTCGTCAACTTCTATTTCTCTGTATGAAAACATTGATGATCTTTATGTCCAAAATGACTCTATAACGGGTGTTGCAATCGTCTTGCAGGATTTTAAAGAAGTTTATGTTTCAACAAGGGATAAAAGAAGTGGTCATGTCTTGCCAGCTGAAGCCTTTAAACCTGAGGCCAATAGTTTTGGCATTCCAGTTCTGGACCCAGCAACGGATCAATCTATAGGAGTGATTTACATATCCTTGGATCCAGAAGTTTTATATCATGCAATTGACAATACCCGAGGTCATATCCCGATGGCTGTTACTGTGACATCACCATTTGATACGGAGATTTTTCATATTGGTGAGAGGGTCAATAGGGAACATGAGAACTGGTTTGTCGGTTTTACCTCTCATGGATATCAGGTTCAGGTGGCAGTTCCTAAAAACTTTGTTTTACAAGGAACAGTGGCTAGCTCTGCTTTGATTGTGGGTTTGAGCCTTCTCTTTATTGTCATTCTCTATCTGACGTTGAGGCAGACCTTTGCTAATTATCAAAAGCAGGTAGTGGATTTGGTGGATTCCATCCAAGCTATTGCCCAAGGACAAGAAGGTCTTCGCATTGATACGCTTGAAAAGGATCAGGAATTGCTCCTAATCGCGGAGACGACCAATGATATGTTGGATCGCTTGGAAAAGAATATCCATGATATTTATCAGCTAGAGCTCAGTCAAAAAGATGCCAACATGCGAGCCCTGCAGGCTCAAATTAATCCCCATTTTATGTACAATACTCTGGAGTTCTTGCGTATGTACGCAGTCATGCAGAGTCAAGATGAGTTGGCAGATATCATTTATGAGTTCAGTAGTCTCTTGCGTAACAATATTTCCGACGAAAGAGAAACTCTTCTCAAACAGGAATTAGAATTTTGCCGTAAATACAGCTATCTCTGCATGGTTCGCTATCCCAAGTCCATTGCCTATGGTTTCAAGATAGATCCAGAGTTAGAGAATATGAAGATTCCTAAGTTTACCTTGCAACCGCTAGTAGAAAATTATTTCGCTCATGGTGTTGACCACAGACGAACAGATAATGTGATTAGCATTAAAGCTCTTAAACAGGATGGTTTTGTGGAAATTTTGGTGGTCGATAATGGTAGAGGAATGTCGGTTGAAAAGCTGGCAAATCTCCGAGAAAAATTAAGTCAGAGACATTTTGAACACCAAGCGAATTACAGTGATCAAAAGCAGTCTATCGGGATTGTCAATGTACATGAGCGTTTTGTGCTCTATTTTGGGGACCGCTATGCCATTACTATAGAGTCTGCAGAGCAAGCGGGTGTTCAGTATCGTATTATAATTCAAGATGAGTAG
- a CDS encoding LytTR family DNA-binding domain-containing protein produces MKVELQISETYKEEKLIVQAPQETEKVQKVIEFAENLDRTEKIKGKIENQVYLVEIGKIQRFYIENRKVLAETASQTYSIDLRLYQVLELLPSNFIQISQSEIINIDSISHLKLTPNGLVEIFLKNESFTDSSRRYLKTIKEKLEL; encoded by the coding sequence ATGAAAGTAGAACTACAGATCAGTGAGACTTACAAGGAGGAAAAACTGATTGTCCAAGCACCTCAAGAAACCGAAAAAGTCCAAAAAGTCATCGAGTTCGCAGAAAATCTGGACCGAACAGAAAAAATCAAAGGGAAAATCGAGAATCAGGTCTATCTCGTTGAGATTGGTAAGATACAACGCTTCTATATCGAGAATCGGAAGGTTCTAGCAGAAACCGCGAGTCAGACCTACAGCATTGATTTGCGACTCTATCAGGTACTTGAACTCTTGCCAAGCAATTTTATCCAAATTTCCCAATCAGAAATCATCAATATCGATTCCATCTCTCATCTCAAGCTCACCCCCAACGGCCTAGTAGAAATTTTCTTGAAAAACGAAAGCTTCACCGACTCTTCACGCCGTTACCTAAAAACCATCAAGGAGAAATTAGAACTATGA
- a CDS encoding DUF3021 domain-containing protein: protein MKKQIFHDAATGVLIGLILSIIFSLIYAPNTYAPLSSESLIGQVMAQHQVHGALILLYCTLIWAAIGILFNFGKRLFSRDWSLLRATLTHFFLMLVGFIPLATLAGWFPFHWNFYLQLIIEFAIVYLIIWTISYKRASKKVDHINQILDYRK from the coding sequence ATGAAAAAACAAATCTTCCACGACGCAGCTACTGGTGTCCTCATCGGCCTCATCCTCTCTATCATCTTTTCACTCATTTATGCCCCAAACACCTACGCCCCACTAAGTTCCGAGTCTCTCATCGGCCAAGTGATGGCTCAACATCAGGTTCACGGTGCCCTGATCTTGCTCTACTGCACACTTATTTGGGCAGCTATCGGTATTCTCTTCAACTTTGGCAAGCGATTATTCAGCCGTGACTGGAGCTTGCTCCGTGCAACTCTGACCCATTTCTTCCTTATGCTAGTAGGATTTATCCCATTAGCAACCCTAGCAGGTTGGTTCCCCTTCCACTGGAATTTCTACCTCCAGCTCATTATCGAGTTTGCGATTGTCTACCTCATCATTTGGACTATTTCCTATAAAAGAGCATCAAAAAAAGTAGACCATATCAATCAAATCTTGGATTATAGGAAGTAA